A genomic stretch from Arachis stenosperma cultivar V10309 chromosome 3, arast.V10309.gnm1.PFL2, whole genome shotgun sequence includes:
- the LOC130965619 gene encoding uncharacterized protein LOC130965619, producing MAYEDSLLVLVHYRGSIKKKTRFGIKITDKDPLSVFLKPSTSFIEFLNSIIQKLGLQGVKRIEKLFYRISISILRDDVKYDSFIIGSDKNLQVLFYYRRQFPEVNTPELLAKLINVVSSSRGLNRNPQPPAMAAYSSSRPVGASSSVPMIAPETTLVASSSFAADLNCSRDGIIGDTTMARFIDLAPVSLQGGASDGVDDVLRDDDDDDDVEPETIVDDSGDDIARNNPVEGGGASSSVTQ from the coding sequence ATGGCTTATGAGGATAGTCTTTTAGTATTGGTGCATTATAGAGGGTCGATTAAGAAAAAAACGCGTTTCGGAATTAAGATTACTGATAAGGATCCCCTTAGTGTTTTCCTGAAACCTTCAACGAGCTTTATTGAGTTCCTGAATTCTATAATCCAAAAACTGGGGTTGCAAGGCGTGAAACGAATTGAGAAGTTATTCTATAGAATTTCGATTTCAATTTTGCGAGATGATGTGAAATACGATTCGTTCATCATAGGGAGTGACAAAAATTTGCAAGTTCTGTTCTATTATCGTCGGCAGTTTCCCGAGGTTAATACCCCTGAGCTGTTGGCCAAGCTTATAAATGTGGTCTCCAGCTCAAGAGGTTTGAACCGGAATCCCCAACCTCCAGCAATGGCAGCCTATTCTAGTTCAAGGCCTGTTGGTGCCTCTTCATCTGTGCCTATGATTGCACCTGAGACAACGTTGGTTGCCTCCTCGTCCTTCGCAGCTGATCTAAACTGCAGTCGTGACGGAATAATAGGTGATACTACGATGGCTAGATTTATTGATTTGGCGCCAGTTTCATTACAGGGTGGAGCATCGGATGGTGTGGACGATGTACTGCGAGATGATGATGACGACGATGATGTGGAGCCCGAGACAATTGTTGATGATAGTGGTGATGACATAGCAAGAAATAATCCAGTTGAGGGTGGTGGAGCGTCTAGTTCAGTTACTCAATAG
- the LOC130968304 gene encoding putative glycerol-3-phosphate transporter 1: protein MGSAPELSLKRSSSKLLGIRAIEYLKGGPVSFKTHQAIVLIVTFLAYTSYHATRKTTSIVKSVLDPQSSDIGLSLPKKKRISSSVLGNGWAPFNESDGTSLLGDVDVAFLSFYALGMYFSGHFGDRCNLRIFLTVGMLGTALFTSLFGVAYWANIHNFYYFLVVQMIAGLFQSTGWPSVVAVVGNWFGKSKRGLIMGIWNAHTSVGNITGSLIASAMLCYGWGWSFVVPGLMMTFVGLMVFFLLPVAPESVGVSREEDECNSPKKSGDEEVNEPLLAPENPAEEEPVGFLEAWKIPGVAPFALCLFFAKLVAYTFLYWLPFYVSHTAIDGKYLSSETSGTLSTLFDVGGVLGGILAGHISDHLDARAITAASFMYCAIPALFFYRSYGHVSLIVNAALMFITGMFVNGPYALITTAVSADLGTHKSLRGNSRALATVTAIIDGTGSIGAAIGPLLTGYISAKSWSAVFTMLMIAALIAGLLLTRLVMAEVAAKIEESRSNRAPECSLDV, encoded by the exons atGGGTTCAGCACCAGAATTGTCCCTCAAGAGAAGTTCTAGTAAGCTACTTGGAATTAGGGCCATTGAATACTTGAAAGGTGGTCCTGTTTCCTTCAAAACCCACCAAGCAATTGTTCTGATTGTAACATTTTTGGCTTATACTAGTTACCATGCCACCAGAAAAACCACAAGTATTGTGAAGAGTGTTCTTGATCCTCAATCATCAGATATAGGATTGAGTCtcccgaaaaagaagagaatttCTTCAAGTGTTCTTGGTAATGGTTGGGCACCATTCAATGAATCAGATGGGACTTCCCTTCTTGGTGATGTGGATGTTGCATTCCTTTCCTTTTACGCATTGGGGATGTACTTTTCAGGACACTTCGGTGATCGATGTAATTTAAGGATTTTTCTTACTGTGGGAATGCTAGGAACTGCTTTGTTCACTTCACTATTCGGGGTAGCTTATTGGGCAAACATTCATAACTTTTACTATTTCTTAGTGGTTCAAATGATTGCTGGACTGTTTCAATCAACCGGATGGCCTTCGGTTGTTGCAGTCGTCGGAAACTGGTTTGGAAAGAGCAAGAGAGGGTTGATCATGGGAATATGGAATGCTCACACGTCCGTAGGGAACATCACAGGATCCTTGATTGCTTCAGCTATGTTGTGTTATGGATGGGGATGGTCCTTTGTTGTGCCGGGACTTATGATGACTTTCGTCGGCTTGATGGTTTTCTTTCTATTGCCGGTTGCACCTGAGTCTGTGGGAGTTAGCAGAGAGGAAGATGAGTGTAATTCACCCAAGAAAAGTGGAGATGAAGAAGTGAACGAGCCTCTCTTAGCGCCGGAGAATCCGGCCGAGGAAGAACCAGTTGGCTTCCTTGAAGCCTGGAAAATTCCTGGGGTTGCCCCTTTCGCACTCTGTCTGTTTTTCGCCAAGTTGGTTGCATATACATTTCTTTATTGGCTCCCCTTCTATGTTAGCCACACAG CAATTGATGGGAAATATCTATCCAGTGAGACATCAGGGACATTATCGACTTTATTCGATGTTGGTGGGGTTCTCGGAGGGATTCTAGCCGGCCACATTTCCGATCACTTAGATGCAAGAGCCATAACAGCAGCTAGCTTCATGTATTGTGCTATCCCTGCTCTGTTCTTCTACAGAAGCTATGGTCATGTTTCATTGATTGTGAATGCTGCATTGATGTTCATAACCGGTATGTTTGTGAATGGCCCTTATGCCCTCATAACAACCGCTGTTTCGGCTGACCTGGGAACACATAAGTCATTGAGGGGGAATTCGCGAGCTCTAGCAACTGTCACGGCTATCATCGATGGAACAGGTTCTATTGGGGCTGCAATAGGACCTCTATTGACCGGTTATATATCGGCCAAGAGCTGGAGTGCAGTTTTCACAATGTTGATGATAGCAGCTTTAATTGCAGGGCTGCTTCTTACTAGGCTTGTAATGGCTGAGGTGGCTGCAAAGATCGAAGAGTCGAGGTCCAACAGAGCACCGGAATGTTCCCTTGATGTTTAA